The Dokdonella koreensis DS-123 genome has a segment encoding these proteins:
- a CDS encoding cytochrome b produces MALKSTDARWGGIARSFHWLIFALILVAGTVGLIMVELPKRPNIIPVYSFHKSVGLTVLALAVLRLLWRLFDRRPREPAMPAWQRWASRLVHGALYALIFAIPLSGWLFDSAGGLRPLHWFGLFEVPKLVAPDGDIKDIAETLHEALFWVLAAAVVLHVGGALKHHFIDRDEVLARMLPWRTRRLRPLATEAERPPPPPIA; encoded by the coding sequence ATGGCATTGAAAAGCACTGACGCGCGCTGGGGCGGCATCGCCCGCAGCTTCCACTGGCTCATCTTCGCGCTGATCCTGGTCGCCGGCACGGTCGGCCTGATCATGGTGGAGCTGCCCAAGCGGCCCAACATCATTCCCGTCTACAGCTTCCACAAGTCCGTCGGCCTGACGGTACTCGCGCTGGCGGTGCTGCGCCTGCTGTGGCGGCTGTTCGACCGGCGTCCGCGCGAGCCGGCGATGCCGGCCTGGCAGCGCTGGGCGTCGCGGCTGGTGCACGGCGCGCTGTATGCGCTGATCTTCGCGATCCCGTTGAGCGGCTGGCTGTTCGACTCGGCCGGCGGGCTGCGGCCGCTGCACTGGTTCGGCCTGTTCGAGGTGCCCAAGCTCGTGGCGCCGGACGGCGACATCAAGGACATCGCCGAGACGCTGCACGAGGCCTTGTTCTGGGTGCTGGCCGCGGCGGTAGTCCTGCACGTCGGCGGCGCGCTCAAGCATCATTTCATCGATCGCGACGAGGTGCTGGCGCGCATGCTGCCCTGGCGCACGCGCCGGCTGCGCCCGCTCGCCACCGAGGCCGAGCGCCCGCCGCCGCCGCCGATCGCCTGA
- a CDS encoding S8 family serine peptidase translates to MNSSLRVTLLAAMIAAGLSGGGTVVHADATADAAAARTSYMVTFAEPGVLDNDGSLSGAAATSPQSRPGLRFDARSPEVLAYRGVLAQARQQHLQAIGAQLGRVVAPTHEYEYTHSGVALALTAAEAEQVARLPGVRQVEAVQFFEPGTYRAPAFIGAETVWNATPASPVNRGKGVTIGVLDSGVDADHPSFADDAACGFGGSDHKLLSYRDCSSTAAGVCNGAAPEVTVSSHGVHTASTAGGNHLAVGGPAPAPSPPAGFTSISGVAPCASIRTYKVCNEANGQCSSADIAAGINNAIADAVGVINFSISGGTSPWNDADRTFLNAVNADIFVAASAGNTSDGVPNPVGQVNHRGPWVMTVAASTHDQNLAARMSVDGPAPNDDLQGMVIIKGSTTPAGTAFDDLPLRSHAANIEGCTATGGIPAGLFTGVGALLRRGNCPFSEKITNAVNAGAAFVLIGNNETGGISMNTAGAPTTVPAYSLGAPIADRLFAYVAANPTTTTFSFVPNVGNPDMLGDFSLRGPTSGVALGLTKPDITAPGVSIYAAVNGGYGRLSGTSMSSPHVAGAAALVRAVHPDWTPMQVKSALQLTAVRAGRKDDGASPWDPDDVGNGRVDLTVATKAGLVMDETFANFVAANPSTGGDPKTLNLPSMRNMACSTGCTFTRQVTSKLNATSVWNATFEGPDGVVVTVTPAQFSLAAGATQTLTIQVAFEDYGPAFRNRIAFGSIVLATQTAGQAPVSALTLAVRGAADGVFHDGFDPVP, encoded by the coding sequence ATGAACAGCTCACTGCGCGTGACCTTGCTGGCCGCCATGATCGCCGCCGGCCTGTCCGGCGGCGGTACCGTCGTGCATGCCGACGCCACTGCCGACGCGGCCGCGGCCCGGACCTCGTACATGGTCACGTTCGCCGAGCCCGGCGTACTCGACAACGACGGCAGCCTGTCCGGCGCGGCGGCGACCTCGCCACAGAGCCGGCCGGGACTGCGCTTCGATGCACGCAGCCCCGAGGTGCTGGCCTATCGCGGCGTGCTGGCGCAGGCGCGGCAGCAGCACCTGCAGGCGATCGGTGCGCAGCTCGGCCGGGTCGTCGCACCGACGCATGAGTACGAATACACGCACAGCGGTGTCGCCCTTGCGCTGACGGCTGCCGAGGCCGAGCAGGTGGCCCGGCTGCCGGGCGTGCGACAGGTGGAAGCCGTGCAGTTCTTCGAGCCCGGCACCTATCGGGCACCGGCCTTCATCGGCGCCGAGACGGTCTGGAACGCCACGCCGGCCAGCCCGGTCAACCGCGGCAAGGGTGTGACCATCGGCGTGCTCGACAGCGGCGTCGATGCCGATCACCCGTCCTTTGCCGACGACGCGGCCTGCGGCTTCGGTGGCAGCGACCACAAGCTGCTGAGCTATCGCGACTGCTCGTCCACCGCGGCCGGCGTGTGCAACGGCGCGGCGCCGGAAGTGACGGTGTCCAGCCATGGCGTGCATACGGCGAGCACGGCCGGCGGCAACCACCTGGCCGTCGGCGGCCCCGCGCCGGCGCCGAGCCCGCCGGCCGGTTTCACGTCGATATCCGGCGTCGCGCCGTGCGCCAGCATTCGCACGTACAAGGTCTGCAACGAAGCCAACGGCCAGTGCAGCAGCGCGGACATCGCCGCCGGCATCAACAACGCGATCGCCGACGCGGTCGGCGTCATCAACTTCTCGATCTCCGGCGGCACCAGCCCCTGGAACGATGCGGATCGCACGTTCCTCAATGCGGTCAACGCCGACATCTTCGTCGCCGCGTCGGCGGGCAACACCAGTGACGGCGTGCCCAACCCGGTCGGCCAGGTCAATCATCGCGGCCCGTGGGTGATGACGGTGGCGGCTTCGACGCACGACCAGAACCTCGCCGCGCGCATGAGCGTCGACGGACCGGCACCGAACGACGACCTGCAGGGCATGGTCATCATCAAGGGCAGCACGACGCCGGCAGGGACGGCATTCGACGACCTGCCGTTGCGCAGCCATGCCGCCAACATCGAAGGCTGCACCGCGACCGGCGGCATCCCGGCGGGCCTGTTCACCGGTGTGGGTGCGCTGCTGCGGCGCGGCAACTGCCCGTTTTCCGAAAAGATCACCAATGCCGTCAACGCCGGTGCCGCCTTCGTGCTGATCGGCAACAACGAGACCGGCGGCATCTCGATGAATACCGCCGGTGCACCGACGACGGTGCCGGCCTACAGCCTCGGTGCGCCGATCGCCGACCGTCTGTTCGCCTATGTCGCGGCGAACCCGACGACGACGACGTTCTCGTTCGTGCCGAACGTGGGCAATCCGGACATGCTCGGCGACTTCTCGCTGCGCGGGCCGACATCAGGCGTCGCGCTGGGCCTGACCAAGCCGGACATCACCGCGCCCGGCGTCAGCATCTATGCCGCCGTCAACGGCGGCTACGGACGCCTGAGCGGCACCTCGATGTCGAGTCCGCACGTGGCCGGTGCCGCGGCCCTGGTGCGGGCCGTCCATCCGGACTGGACGCCGATGCAGGTCAAGTCGGCCCTGCAGCTGACGGCCGTGCGTGCCGGGCGCAAGGACGACGGTGCCTCGCCGTGGGATCCGGACGACGTCGGCAACGGCCGCGTCGACCTGACCGTCGCGACCAAGGCGGGCCTGGTCATGGACGAGACCTTCGCCAACTTCGTGGCGGCCAACCCGAGCACCGGCGGCGATCCCAAGACGCTGAACCTCCCGTCGATGCGCAACATGGCCTGTTCGACGGGCTGTACGTTCACGCGCCAAGTGACCAGCAAACTGAACGCGACGTCGGTGTGGAACGCCACGTTCGAAGGGCCCGACGGCGTCGTGGTCACCGTCACGCCCGCGCAGTTCTCGCTGGCGGCCGGGGCGACGCAGACGCTGACGATCCAGGTCGCGTTCGAGGACTACGGCCCGGCGTTCCGCAACCGCATCGCGTTCGGCTCGATCGTGCTGGCGACGCAAACCGCCGGGCAGGCGCCGGTCTCGGCGCTCACGCTGGCCGTGCGAGGCGCGGCGGACGGCGTGTTCCACGACGGTTTCGATCCCGTGCCGTGA
- a CDS encoding GTPase yields MSRNRLPLRLILIAALAIGAALVVGLVVGALNSLLEFHARIEAMPAWLRLPLIAAMACALAGLALLFWRLARPAPRRAPPLREPPRREDVDGRLEALRRRDVDTRVLEGELHELDRRRAGGEVHVALFGEISTGKSSLIRALAPEHLPAVDPRGGTTRSVALYRGRLRGGGDLVLADVPGTGEVDGADRETLAREEALRAHVVAVVAASDLTARQDRELRWLAGFGKPLVVVLNKIDQFDPAERRALLDALGQRYAGLAAAVVPVSAGGTERFERRLADGRVEQVERARLPDVGALAALLERLAAPGAAALEPAREAAVLTRVEERRAVLEREAAEREADAIVARYTRRAVVGAMAAVAPGSDIVIQGALGTALIRELAAIHGVPVRELAVDDLLKRLGLTVRNTTAVVLAIAGNAFKAFPGLGTLGGGVLHAIAYGLVFDSIGRAVSSSLGEKSALDQADAERRVRELLAEPGRERLERVARLVLDSVRSGRAE; encoded by the coding sequence ATGTCCCGCAATCGACTTCCGTTGCGCCTGATCCTGATCGCCGCGCTCGCCATCGGCGCGGCGCTGGTCGTCGGCCTGGTCGTGGGCGCGCTCAACAGCCTGCTCGAATTTCATGCGCGCATCGAGGCGATGCCGGCCTGGCTGCGGCTGCCGCTGATCGCGGCGATGGCCTGCGCGCTGGCGGGGCTGGCGCTGCTGTTCTGGCGGCTGGCACGCCCGGCGCCGCGCCGGGCACCGCCGCTGCGCGAGCCGCCGCGGCGCGAGGACGTGGACGGACGCCTCGAGGCGCTGCGCAGGCGTGATGTCGACACCCGCGTCCTGGAGGGCGAGCTGCACGAACTGGACCGCCGGCGCGCCGGCGGCGAGGTACACGTCGCGCTGTTCGGCGAGATCTCCACCGGCAAGTCCAGCCTGATCCGGGCGCTGGCCCCCGAACACCTGCCGGCCGTCGATCCGCGCGGCGGCACCACGCGCAGCGTGGCCCTGTACCGCGGCCGGCTGCGCGGGGGCGGCGACCTGGTGCTGGCCGACGTGCCCGGCACCGGCGAGGTGGACGGTGCCGACCGCGAGACGCTGGCGCGCGAGGAGGCCTTGCGTGCCCACGTGGTGGCGGTCGTCGCCGCCTCGGACCTGACCGCCCGGCAGGATCGCGAACTGCGCTGGCTGGCGGGTTTCGGCAAGCCGCTGGTGGTGGTGCTCAACAAGATCGACCAGTTCGACCCGGCCGAACGGCGCGCGCTGCTCGATGCGCTCGGGCAGCGCTATGCCGGTCTCGCCGCGGCGGTGGTGCCGGTCAGCGCCGGCGGTACCGAACGCTTCGAGCGCCGGCTGGCCGACGGCCGCGTCGAGCAGGTCGAGCGGGCGCGCCTGCCGGACGTCGGCGCGCTGGCTGCCTTGCTCGAGCGGCTGGCGGCGCCGGGTGCCGCGGCGCTCGAGCCGGCGCGCGAGGCGGCGGTGCTGACCCGGGTCGAGGAGCGCCGGGCCGTGCTCGAGCGCGAAGCCGCCGAGCGCGAGGCCGACGCGATCGTGGCGCGCTACACGCGGCGCGCCGTCGTCGGTGCGATGGCCGCGGTGGCGCCCGGCAGCGACATCGTGATCCAGGGCGCGCTCGGCACCGCGCTGATCCGCGAGCTGGCGGCGATCCACGGCGTGCCGGTACGCGAACTGGCCGTGGACGACCTGCTCAAGCGGCTGGGGCTGACGGTCCGCAACACGACCGCGGTCGTGCTGGCGATCGCCGGCAACGCGTTCAAGGCGTTTCCCGGTCTCGGCACGCTCGGCGGCGGCGTGCTGCACGCGATCGCCTACGGCCTGGTGTTCGACAGCATCGGGCGGGCGGTGTCGTCCAGCCTCGGCGAGAAGTCCGCGCTCGACCAGGCCGATGCCGAGCGCCGGGTCCGCGAGCTGCTGGCCGAGCCGGGGCGCGAACGTCTCGAACGGGTGGCACGCCTGGTGCTCGACAGTGTCCGCAGCGGCCGGGCCGAGTGA
- a CDS encoding YceI family protein — protein sequence MPMLRVLAVVLLLALAPAATCAAGAQAWRFDPVHTQVTFFVDHLGFAKATGRLRVSQGWFRFDPDDWSSAAVDVTIDLASVDMGDPRWSETVRSGQFFNTERWPTARFVSRSVDTGGQAPGRAVLRGDLTLHGVSQPLDLAVTFNRIGRDPYAFKRKAGFSAQAIVKRSAFGMTRYAEVVGDEVELRIEVEGIDDDKAATRNEAADGIEKH from the coding sequence ATGCCGATGCTCCGCGTCCTTGCCGTCGTCCTGCTGCTGGCCCTGGCGCCGGCCGCCACCTGCGCCGCCGGTGCGCAGGCCTGGCGCTTCGATCCCGTCCATACGCAGGTCACGTTCTTCGTCGATCACCTGGGCTTCGCCAAGGCGACCGGGCGGCTGCGCGTGAGCCAAGGGTGGTTCCGCTTCGACCCGGACGACTGGTCGAGCGCGGCCGTGGACGTGACGATCGACCTCGCCTCGGTCGACATGGGCGATCCGCGCTGGAGCGAGACCGTGCGCTCGGGGCAATTCTTCAATACCGAGCGCTGGCCCACGGCCCGATTCGTGAGCCGCTCGGTCGATACCGGCGGCCAGGCGCCGGGCCGCGCCGTCCTGCGCGGCGACCTGACCCTGCACGGCGTTTCCCAGCCGCTCGACCTCGCCGTCACCTTCAATCGCATCGGCCGTGATCCGTACGCGTTCAAGCGCAAGGCCGGGTTTTCGGCGCAGGCCATCGTGAAGCGCAGCGCGTTCGGCATGACGCGCTATGCCGAGGTGGTCGGCGACGAGGTGGAACTCCGGATCGAAGTCGAAGGCATCGACGACGACAAGGCCGCGACCCGCAACGAGGCAGCCGATGGCATTGAAAAGCACTGA
- a CDS encoding YceI family protein, with protein sequence MYRLLLASILLVLPLGALARDWQADPAQSTLTFTGSYDGESFDGKFRTFTSTIRYDPADLAAASFDVTVDTASVTTSNDERDESLTGSDFFDIAKFPKARFLTQSFTAGADGGVTAQGTLTIRDQSKPVSLKVVFKQSGDSATLDVQTTLKRVDFGLGAGSDWSDVGPDVAVKGHLVLKAR encoded by the coding sequence ATGTACCGACTGCTGCTCGCCTCGATCCTGCTGGTCCTTCCGCTCGGCGCGCTCGCGCGCGACTGGCAGGCCGATCCCGCCCAGAGCACGCTGACCTTCACCGGCAGCTACGACGGCGAATCGTTCGACGGGAAGTTCCGCACGTTCACCTCCACCATCCGCTACGACCCGGCGGACCTGGCCGCGGCGAGCTTCGACGTGACCGTCGACACTGCCAGCGTGACGACCAGCAACGACGAGCGCGACGAGTCGCTGACCGGCAGCGATTTCTTCGACATCGCCAAGTTCCCGAAGGCGCGCTTCTTGACGCAGTCCTTCACGGCCGGCGCCGACGGCGGCGTCACGGCGCAGGGCACGCTGACGATCCGCGACCAGAGCAAGCCGGTCAGCCTCAAGGTGGTCTTCAAGCAGAGCGGCGACAGCGCCACCCTGGACGTCCAGACGACGCTCAAGCGCGTCGATTTCGGCCTCGGTGCCGGCAGCGACTGGAGCGACGTCGGCCCGGACGTCGCAGTCAAGGGCCATCTGGTGCTCAAGGCACGCTGA
- a CDS encoding GTP-binding protein: MLSSSWRRLRGWIGAPAAAPVAASGALHGAQAADSLRALLDDPHIPPVVRATLAEDFGRLEAMLAKLERDELHLAVFGRVSVGKSALANALLGEPAFEVGVLHGTTREAGQRPWRDVAGSGVHLIDTPGIDELDGEAREHLAFEVAGLVDLVVFVVDGDMTQREREAVQLLAATRRPLLLALNKADRYTEAERENVLVRLREHVAGLVRAEDVVAVSARPAALRTVHVDADGGEHEQWLAQPPDIDALRGRLVAVLAREGKTLAALNASLFAGRLSDAVSGRIAASRRELGGKVIRQYCLAKSVAVALNPIPVADLLAAGALDAALVMHLGRVYGLPLTRSEAGGLITTICAQLVALMGAIWGIHLAASALKGLSAGMSTVLTAAAQGALAWYATELVGRAAERYLIAGKSWGEHGPKRVVAEIVESLDRDSILREARSEILARLRRGDADRPA; this comes from the coding sequence ATGCTCTCCTCGTCCTGGCGCCGCCTGCGCGGCTGGATCGGCGCTCCCGCTGCGGCACCGGTGGCGGCGTCCGGCGCGCTGCACGGCGCGCAGGCGGCCGACAGCCTGCGCGCGCTGCTGGACGACCCGCATATTCCGCCCGTGGTGCGCGCGACCCTGGCCGAGGATTTCGGCCGGCTCGAGGCGATGCTGGCCAAGCTCGAACGCGACGAGCTGCACCTGGCCGTGTTCGGCCGGGTCAGCGTCGGCAAGTCGGCACTCGCCAACGCGTTGCTCGGCGAACCGGCGTTCGAGGTCGGTGTGCTGCACGGCACCACGCGCGAAGCCGGGCAACGCCCGTGGCGCGACGTCGCCGGCTCCGGTGTCCACCTGATCGATACGCCCGGGATCGACGAGCTCGACGGCGAGGCGCGCGAGCACCTGGCCTTCGAGGTGGCCGGCCTGGTCGACCTGGTGGTCTTCGTCGTCGACGGCGACATGACCCAGCGCGAGCGCGAGGCGGTACAGCTGCTGGCGGCGACCCGCCGCCCGCTGCTGCTGGCGCTCAACAAGGCCGACCGCTACACCGAGGCCGAGCGCGAGAACGTGCTGGTGCGCCTGCGCGAGCATGTCGCCGGCCTGGTCCGCGCCGAGGACGTCGTCGCGGTCAGCGCCCGGCCGGCGGCGCTGCGCACCGTGCACGTCGACGCCGACGGCGGCGAGCACGAACAATGGCTGGCGCAGCCGCCCGACATCGATGCCTTGCGCGGCCGCCTAGTGGCGGTGCTGGCGCGCGAGGGCAAGACGCTGGCCGCACTCAATGCCAGCCTGTTCGCCGGCCGGCTGTCCGACGCCGTGAGCGGCCGCATCGCGGCCTCGCGCCGCGAGCTGGGCGGCAAGGTGATCCGCCAGTACTGCCTGGCCAAGAGCGTGGCGGTGGCGCTCAACCCGATCCCGGTGGCCGACCTGCTGGCGGCGGGCGCACTCGATGCGGCCCTGGTCATGCACCTGGGGCGCGTCTACGGCCTGCCGCTGACGCGCAGCGAGGCCGGTGGCCTGATCACGACGATCTGCGCCCAACTGGTCGCCCTGATGGGCGCGATCTGGGGCATCCACCTGGCCGCCTCGGCGCTCAAGGGCCTCAGCGCCGGCATGTCCACCGTGCTGACCGCGGCCGCGCAGGGTGCACTGGCCTGGTATGCGACCGAGCTGGTCGGCCGGGCGGCCGAGCGCTACCTGATCGCCGGCAAGTCCTGGGGCGAACACGGCCCCAAGCGGGTCGTCGCGGAAATCGTCGAAAGCCTGGACCGCGATTCGATCCTGCGCGAGGCGCGATCGGAGATCCTGGCGCGCCTGCGCCGCGGCGACGCCGACCGGCCGGCCTGA